One Calliopsis andreniformis isolate RMS-2024a chromosome 9, iyCalAndr_principal, whole genome shotgun sequence genomic window carries:
- the LOC143182763 gene encoding uncharacterized protein LOC143182763, which yields MQQMKETEEALKTTGTQKSSELLSNSEKEIKHEIILNFTMKAANVYYVHTTTNLSIPRRDSARYLQLHENKTRKNVSPNNNWQIEFSNCSFVLLFCSPGELPREFVKDHAHG from the exons ATGCAGCAAATGAAAGAAACAGAAGAAGCATTGAAGACCACTG GGACACAAAAATCATCTGAGCTGCTTTCGAATTCAGAAAAGGAGATAAAACATGAGATCATATTGAATTTCACGATGAAAGCAGCTAATGTTTATTATGTACATACGACTACGAATCTCAGTATACCAAGGAG AGATTCAGCGCGTTATTTACAGCTTCACGAAAACAAAACAAGAAAAAACGTGTCCCCGAACAACAACTGGCAAATCGAATTTTCCAACTGTTCGTTCGTTCTTCTTTTCTGTTCGCCTGGCGAACTTCCGCGGGAATTCGTCAAGGACCACGCACACGGTTAA